The sequence CTTCTCGCCGCCCGACAAAAGGTTCACGTTCTGCAGCTTCTTGCCCGGCGGCTGGGCGTGGATCTCGATGCCCGCCTCGAGCACGTCTTCGTCTTCGGTGAGTGACAGGTGCGCGCGCCCGCCCTCGAACATCTTCGGGAACACGGTCTGGAACACCTTGTCGACCGCGTCGAAGGTCTCGCGGAAGCGCTCGCGGCTGGTGCGGTTGATGCGGGCGATCGCGCCGCGCAGCCGCTCGATCGACAGCTCGAGGTCCGACTTCTGCTCGCTGAGATAGCGGCAGCGCTCGGAGACTTCCTCGTACTCCTCGATCGCCCCCAGGTGCACCTCGCCCAGTGACCGCAGCGCCTGGCGCACGCGCTCGAGCTCGGCCGCGCGCTCCTCGGGCGTGCCCGGCAGCTCGGCCGCGGGGCTGAAGGTTCCGAGCTCGACCTCGTAGCGCTCGCGGATGCCGGCCACGAGCTGCTCGAGCTTCATGCGCGCGTCGTGCACCGACAGCTCGTGCGCGGCGAGCCGCTCGCGCAGCGCCTCGCGCTCGCGCGTGGCGGCGCGCACCTCGACCTCGAGTGACTCGAGCTCGCTGGCGCTGGCGTCGTAGGCGTCGCGCAGGCCGGCCTGGTGCCGGCGCTGCTCTTCCTCGAGGCGGATCTGGGCGTCGAGCTCGACCTGGGCCTGCTCCGCGGAGCGCGCGAGCTCGGCGGCGCGCTCGCGCGCGCCCCTCACCTCTTCGCGCCGGCGCTCGATGCGCTCGCGGCCCTCGCCCACGGCGGTCTGCAGCCGGTCGCGGGCCTGGGTCTCCTGGTCGCGGCGCGCGCCCAGCTCGGCCAGCTCGATGCGCGCCTGCACCACGCGCTGCTCCACCCGTTCCAGCTCGCGCGCCAGGTTCTGCAGCTGGAGCTGCAGCTCGCCGCGGCCGGCCTCGGCGCGGTTGTGCTCGCGCGCCAGCTCGTCGCGGCGCTCGAGCGCGCGCACGCGCTCCTCGGCCAGGCTCTCGAGTGACTCGGTGAGCCCGCGCTTGTCGATCTTCGACAGCTCGAGCGAGTCGTGCGCCGCCTTGCCGCGCTCGCGCATGCGCTCGAGGTCCTTCTCGACGTTGACCACCGCGATGTCGGCGGTGTGGCGGCGGCTGCGCGTATTCTCGATCTCGCGCGCCAGTGACTCGATGCGTGCCGTGGTGGCGGTGAGCTCGGCCGCGAGCGATGCCACGCGCGGCTCGAGCTCGGCCGTGGCGGCCGACAGGCGCCGGATCTCGGCCCCGCGGGTCAGCGCGCCGGGCGCGCCCGAGCCGCCGCTGAGCGCGCCGCTGCGGTCGAGCACCTCGCCCGAGCGAGTCACGAACGTGGCGGGCGGGTGGTCGACGCCGAAGCGCGAGATCGCGTCGGCCAGGTCGTCGACCAGATACACGTCGCGCAAGAGCCGGTGCAGCACCGGGGCGCTGCGCGCGTCGGCGCTCACGAAGTCGGCGAGCGGGCGGCCCAAGGGCACGAAGCCCGTGTTCGCGCTCTCGCGGCCGGCGTCGAGCGCCAGCACCGTGGCGCGGCCCAGACGACCGCTGCGCACCTGGCGCAGGAGGTCGAGCGCGGTGGCGCCATCGTCGACGAGCAGTCCCTCGAGCCGCTGCGCCAGCACGGCCTCGACCGCGGTCTCGTAGCCGTCGGCGCTGCGCAGCGCCTCGGACAGCCAGCCGCGCACGCGCGCGCGCTCGCTGGCGGGCAGGCGTTCCAGGAGCTCGGCCGCGCGCCGCGACTCGCTCTGCTCGATCTCGCGCAGCGACTCGAGCTGCGCGTGGGCGAGCTGGAGTCTCTCGCGCTCGGCGGACAGCTCGCGCGACAGGCTGCGCTCGTGCTCGCGCGTCTTCTCCGCCAGGCGCAGTGACTCGGCGAGCTGCCGGCCGTGGTCGTCGCGCTCGGCCAGCCCCAGCCGCAGCCGGCCCTCGAGGCCCGCCTCGTCGCGCAGGATCTCCTCGACCTGCTGGGCGCCGTGCTCGATCGCGTCTTCGCTGTCGCGCAGCCGCAGCTCGAGCTCGGCGCGCCGCTCTTCGAGCTTGTCCGCGAGCGCCCCGACCGAGGCCTCGTCGGCCGAGAGCTCGACCAGGCGCGCGTGCAGCGCCTCGCGCCGGCCCTGCGCGGCCGCGAGTCTCTCGGCGTGGTCGTGCAGCTCGGTGTCGCGCCGGGCGAGCTCGAGCTCGTCGGCACGCACGCGCTCCTCCAGCTCGGCCAGGCGGGCCAGCGCGTCGCGCAGCGCCCCGCCGTCGGCCGCGAGCCGTGACTCGAGCTCGTGCAGCTCCTGCTCGCGCTCGTCCGCCAG is a genomic window of Myxococcota bacterium containing:
- the smc gene encoding chromosome segregation protein SMC — encoded protein: MWPRGSHGGARLRIRSLELVGFKSFADKTVFAFDRGISAIVGPNGCGKSNVIDALRWVMGEQNPRHLRGRGMDDVIFAGTEKKPAVGMAEVTLTLDNSDGLAAPPYGGFSEIQISRRLYRDGESEYLINKTPVRLRDVLDFFLDTGVGTRGYTIVEQGHIAELVSSKPDERRIIFEQAAGIGKYRQRRKETESKLRATEQNLLRVNDILVELRRQIGSLDRQAAKANRYKKLRAELRDLELVVAHESYASDSGRLREAERQLEALRAEGVGLDARAARADAELETARRAHLDRERELSRASEALYALRSQIQSLESRIGYEKRERAGLVSLADEREQELHELESRLAADGGALRDALARLAELEERVRADELELARRDTELHDHAERLAAAQGRREALHARLVELSADEASVGALADKLEERRAELELRLRDSEDAIEHGAQQVEEILRDEAGLEGRLRLGLAERDDHGRQLAESLRLAEKTREHERSLSRELSAERERLQLAHAQLESLREIEQSESRRAAELLERLPASERARVRGWLSEALRSADGYETAVEAVLAQRLEGLLVDDGATALDLLRQVRSGRLGRATVLALDAGRESANTGFVPLGRPLADFVSADARSAPVLHRLLRDVYLVDDLADAISRFGVDHPPATFVTRSGEVLDRSGALSGGSGAPGALTRGAEIRRLSAATAELEPRVASLAAELTATTARIESLAREIENTRSRRHTADIAVVNVEKDLERMRERGKAAHDSLELSKIDKRGLTESLESLAEERVRALERRDELAREHNRAEAGRGELQLQLQNLARELERVEQRVVQARIELAELGARRDQETQARDRLQTAVGEGRERIERRREEVRGARERAAELARSAEQAQVELDAQIRLEEEQRRHQAGLRDAYDASASELESLEVEVRAATREREALRERLAAHELSVHDARMKLEQLVAGIRERYEVELGTFSPAAELPGTPEERAAELERVRQALRSLGEVHLGAIEEYEEVSERCRYLSEQKSDLELSIERLRGAIARINRTSRERFRETFDAVDKVFQTVFPKMFEGGRAHLSLTEDEDVLEAGIEIHAQPPGKKLQNVNLLSGGEK